GATGTATAAAAATAACTGCAAACCATAATTTTGTTAAATTTGAAGCAACAAATGAAATAACAAATATTGTTAGAAAAATTAAAGTTGATGACAACAAAATTATTGTCGAAGAAGACGGAGAATTATTAGTTCAAGCTAACTATTTCAAAAATATAATTAAAAAACTAAATGGCTTTATTGAAATAAAAACTTATTTTAATAAAATGGAAATAAAACAACAAGATTCAGTTTATACACTAACATTAAATGAAATTAGTTCATTTCCTCAAATTGATGAAAACATTAACATTAAAAAGTTCCAAATTAATACTGAAGAGTTTAAAAAAGCAGTAAAAAACGTTGCTTTTGCTGCAAGTAATGGTGCTAATTTGATTTATAAATGCATTAATTTCAAAAGTTCAGGAAATAAATTAAATTTAGCAGCAACAGATACATTCAGACTAGCTTATTACACAATTAAAACAAATCAGATTTTAGAAGATTTTGACTTCAGTGTTAATGCAAAAGATGTTAAAGAATTACTTCCTACTGATGCTCCCAAGACTGTCACAATGTTTTATAACTCAATTAAATTTGGTGTTGAATACAATGACACCACAATAACCGCAAGAATTACCGATTTACCTTACCATAATGTTGAGCAGCTATTTAACAAAGCAATATCGGAAACTAAACATAAAATTACTATTGAAAAATCAGAATTCAATAATCTTTTAAATAAGATATGAATAAACTCATCCGCAGATAAACAAAATAGAATTGAACTTAAAATTTCTAACCAAGAAATAAATGTTTACACAAAGATAGATGAATTAGGCGATTCAAATGTTAAAACAACCAAATTTACTTTAGAAGGATCTTCCTTTGTTTTTGATATGAATTTCAATTACTTAAAAGATGCTATTTCTATAACCGAAGGCGAAACATATATTTTAATTGATGAAAAAATTCAAAATATTGTTTTA
This sequence is a window from Mycoplasmopsis agalactiae PG2. Protein-coding genes within it:
- a CDS encoding DNA polymerase III subunit beta, producing the protein MKIIVNKIFLDDIIEVVSRFSDPISSLYGMRCIKITANHNFVKFEATNEITNIVRKIKVDDNKIIVEEDGELLVQANYFKNIIKKLNGFIEIKTYFNKMEIKQQDSVYTLTLNEISSFPQIDENINIKKFQINTEEFKKAVKNVAFAASNGANLIYKCINFKSSGNKLNLAATDTFRLAYYTIKTNQILEDFDFSVNAKDVKELLPTDAPKTVTMFYNSIKFGVEYNDTTITARITDLPYHNVEQLFNKAISETKHKITIEKSEFNNLLNKIWINSSADKQNRIELKISNQEINVYTKIDELGDSNVKTTKFTLEGSSFVFDMNFNYLKDAISITEGETYILIDEKIQNIVLFSKDNPNSKQIITPLRR